A genomic window from Cardiocondyla obscurior isolate alpha-2009 linkage group LG02, Cobs3.1, whole genome shotgun sequence includes:
- the LOC139113181 gene encoding retinol-binding protein pinta, which produces MTLLPPTPAQQKRIDKELPPNPEMRKQDIRMLREWLSKQPHLPNHIDDSKLEKFLFNCKNSIEKCKLILERYYTVRTSLPEFFLNRDPLSQDIQDSFSVLNFFILPSLTEEGYRVTIFQLRDTDVKKFSLQAIVRRILMILDVRLLEESCLSNIMIIDLEGFTMAHYAKVTPTHSIIRQAMLAVQDSMPFRLAGVYFVHVPTFITNLINVFYPFLKEKLTQKFYFFHNPEELYAHMDKDILPSEWGGKGGTFQELNAAWQEKLEKNRDWFLRDEKLSRTNEKARLMELKSSCLVMELEGIQGSFRQLNID; this is translated from the exons ATGACGCTGTTACCGCCAACACCGGCGCAACAGAAACGTATAGACAAGGAACTTCCACCTAACCCGGAAATGAGGAAACAAGATATCAGAATGCTTCGAGAATGGCTTTCGAAACAGCCGCATTTACCAAATCACATAG ACGACAGCAAACTggaaaaatttctatttaactGCAAGAACAGTATTGAGaagtgtaaattaattttggaaagATACTATACCGTCCGAACATCTTTGCcagaattttttcttaatcgcgATCCGTTATCTCAAGACATTCAAGACTCCTTCAGTGTTTT aaATTTCTTCATTTTGCCGTCCTTAACCGAGGAAGGATATCGTGTCACCATCTTTCAATTACGTGACACCGATGTAAAGAAATTCTCTCTCCAAGCGATAGTTAGACGTATTCTAATGATACTTGATGTTCGTTTGCTGGAGGAATCCTGCTTGTCCAATATTATGATCATAGATCTCGAG ggattTACTATGGCACATTACGCAAAAGTTACACCGACACATTCTATCATAAGACAGGCAATGTTGGCAGTACAAGATAGTATGCCTTTTCGATTGGCTGGCGTTTACTTTGTTCACGTACCGACGTTTATCACTAATTTAATCAATGTGTTTTATccatttttaaaagaaaagctgACTCAAAAG ttttatttttttcacaacCCAGAAGAATTATATGCTCATATGGACAAAGATATACTTCCAAGTGAATGGGGTGGTAAAGGAGGTACTTTTCAAGAATTAAATG CTGCGTGGCAAGAAAAACTTGAAAAGAACAGAGATTGGTTTCTACGGGATGAAAAGCTGAGTCGAACGAACGAAAAGGCTCGCTTAATGGAATTAAAATCATCCTGTCTTGTGATGGAACTTGAAGGGATCCAAGGTTCATTTcgacaattaaatatagattaa